The Vibrio rhizosphaerae genome contains the following window.
CACCAGAACAGCATTATCGGATGCGCGCTGAGTTTCGCGTCTGGCATGAAGGCAATGATCTCTATTACATCATGTTCGATCAGCAAACCCGTCAGAAATATCGCGTTGATCAGTTCCCGGCAGCAAGCCAACTGATCAATCAATTGATGCCCGCTTTACTCGAACAGATTCGCGACAACGACATTCTGCGTCACAAACTGTTTCAGGTCGATTTTTTATCGTCGCTCAGCGGAGAAATTCTGGTCTCGCTGCTCTACCATCGCCAGATTGACGAACAGTGGCAGCAAGCTGCGCAAACCTTAAAAGACACCCTGTGCCAACAAGGTTTTAATCTGAACCTCATCGGACGGGCGCGAAAAATAAAGATGGTCTTAGATCGTGATTACGTGATCGAAAAACTATCTGTCCATGGTCAAACCTACACATACCAACAAGTGGAAAATAGTTTTACGCAGCCCAACGGGCGGATTGCCGAGAAAATGCTGGAATGGGCGGTGGATTCCACCCGGGACAGTCAGGGGGACCTGTTGGAACTCTACTGTGGCAATGGGAATTTTTCGCTGGCGCTGGCACAAAATTTCAATCGCGTACTGGCGACAGAACTCGCGAAACCTTCCGTCGATTCGGCGCAATATAACATTGCCGCCAACCAGATCGATAATGTGCAAATCATCCGCATGTCTGCAGAAGAATTTACCCAAGCAATGGAAGGGAAACGAGAATTCCGTCGTTTGAAAGATGCCGGTGTTGAACTCAGTAGTTACCAATGCGAAACGATTTTTGTTGACCCGCCACGTTCCGGTATGGATATCGATACTTGCAAAATGGTGCAGAAATATTCGCGTATTCTTTATATTTCTTGCAACCCGGAAACCCTGAAAGAAAACCTGATGGTTCTGAGTGAGACACATCACGTCACACGTTTTGCGCTATTCGACCAATTCCCCTATACCCACCATATGGAGGCGGGCGTACTGCTGGAGCGAATTGAGTAAAAATTGCAGAGATATTCGTTGTTCAGAAATCGCTTTCGGATGCGATGCGGGAGCAGTCATTACCCCCAAAGAAAATGCCTATCCGGTCAGTTATGATCAGACCGTCACGTTCTATAGCTGGACAAGGATGTGCGGCTGCATCTCATGATTACCGCTCATGATTATCTCAAGCTTGCCCTTTGGAGTCACCGATCATCAGTGATTCCATATTCAGACTGATTGTTGTCTGTAATGCTTCGATAGAACGTAGCAAAGCGGCTCTTTCCTGCTTTTGAGTCGGATAGGCTTCTTGGTGTTTACGGCACTCCATGACCACATTGCACCAGAAAAAAATCTCATCAAGTTTATGTTGAGTACTGTTCATAAGCCACATCTCTAACCAATATTTGATTGTTATCACTTGATCATGCCGCAAAAAAATATAAAAAACAGGTGGTATTTTTTGACAGGTTGCAAATGGAATAGCAACTAGTAGTATACTCTTGCCAATTCTTTTATATGCATGCTCATTAAAATAGGAACCCGCCCAAAATGGATGTTAGTTCAATAGAAATGGCAAAGGCTTGCACCCAGTTTAGCCGACTTATTTCCAAAATATATGATGATGCCATACATATCAGTTATTCAGTGGTTTCACTAGACACTCAAGAAATCTATACCTTATCAACAGATTATGACTGGCACCTCAGCTACTGGGATCAAGGATTAAACACCACCGTGGGGAAACGCATGTCGCCGGGGATTTCATCGTGGCGGGACAAAGATGAAGAATATCATCATTTATTAAGCAAATATCGTATCCCGGACAAAGTGGATTATACCTGGTTATGCTCACAACGCGCCGAAATCGTCTCTTTAGCCTGTCGCCGTCAACTCACTAGTCAGGAAAGTCATCAACTGGCAGTCCTTCGTCCCTATCTGGCTTATCATGCTCACAAATTATGGCTGAAACATCAGGTTGCAACACTCCCCTATCAGTCCACTGCCGCTTTATCCAATACGCAAAATACTCATATGAATGAGCAGGACCATTTCCGGTTTGGTGATATTGTCCTGACCGCGAAAGAGATGAGCACCATTCGCCTCCTGCTATCTTTTCACTCGCCCAAAGAAATCGCCTGGGAACATCATTGCAGTGAATCAGCAGAACGAAAACGCATTGAAACCATCAAGAGAAAACTCCGCTGTACCGGCAATCGTGCCACCTTTTTTAAGTTACTCCAAAAACATGGGATCCTTGATGCATGTCTGAATGTTTACACCACGTCTCTTTAACCTGTCAGGATCTCGATAGAAGCCAGAGATTCTATGCACAATTCGGTTACACGAAACTCAAAAGCTACAGCGATGAACAAGTCTCAATTGTCATGATGGCGGCCGAAACCGGTCTGGCTATCGAACTGTTCTGTTTCCCTGCGATACAACGTGCAGCACCACAAATCTCAAATATCGAGTCGGTACCCGATATTCAAACCATAGGGATAACACATATTGCGATTCAGGTTGACGACATTACAGCAACACGTCAGCAGCTCTCTCAGTTCGCCCCCTGTACAGATATTAAAACGGCCCGACTGGGGGGCTTTGTTTATTTTTTCACCCATGATCCCGATGGGAATCAGATTGAAATCATTATGGAGAATTAACATGCTAAGTTGGCCACAACGATTAGGGATTGTTTCAGGCAATGCATTCGAGTTTTACGATATTGCAGTTTATGCCGCCATTTCGCCTTACCTGTCTCATTTACTGTCCAGCCACGGCATCGTTCATTCTGAATGGATGGTATGGGGGATTTTCGCACTCAGATTTTTAATCCGTCCGCTCGGTGGGCTGGTCATTGGTAAAATTGCCGATACACAAGGAAGAAAAAAAGCCCTGATCATCACCAGTAGCCTGACCGGCAGCGCAACGCTGCTAATGGCGGCTTTGCCCGTCAATATGTTAGGAGAAAGCCTTGTCGTCCTCCTTTTATGCCTGCAAATGGTTCAGGCCTTCAGTTTTGGCGGCGAATACCCGACGATTATTCAATACCTGCACCAAGGGAGTCAGCGTGAACAACATGCGCGTCTCAGCAGTCTGATTGTTGCCAGTTCGATTGTCGGGGTGATTGCATCCGTCTTAATCGTCATGGGGCTGAAAGGCACCTTGTCCGAAAGCCAGATGCAAGCTTATGGATGGCGCATTCCTTTAATCATTGGGGCAGTCAACATTGCCATGAGTTTCTGGTTTCGCATTCGATTGCCAGCCGCGCTTCCGGCCTCACAGCCAGCTCGCTTAAGTAACGACTTAAGAACGACGGTCAGGATTGGTTTGGTGTCTGCAACAGGTGCGGTCGTGTTCTATGTACAGAATATCTCCAGTACGATTTTAGCCAAAGATTTTCCCATCCAGCCATTTGCTTTAGTCAATTCAGTGACCTTACTTGTGATGATATTGCTGGTCGGATGGATCACAGACAAATATCTGTCCTCTCCCAAGAAAAGCTTTTCGGGCGGATTATTGGCTGGCTTAGTGGTTTCTTATCCGGCTTATTATCTGCTCATTCATAGTCAATATGGGTGGCAGCAATGGATAGCATTTATCACGATCAGCCTGATTTCAGCGCTGATTTTAGCCAATCTGGCAACCGTCCTCTTTTCTATCGCCGGCAATAACACGACCTCTCTCGGGCTTGGCTATAATATTGCGCTCTCGATTTTTGGCGGGATGAGCCCATTAATTGTGAGCTTCTTATCTGAGTATGATGTCAGTTATGTCGGTGCTTATGCCGCATTAACAACACTACCGGCACTCATTGGCATTTATGGGTTTTCTGCACCATCGTTAACTCTCCGGTCAGAAACGAATTCATAACCCAGATTTGCCGCGCCAGACAATTGAATGACAGCCCCTGACATGAATGGCGGGGGCATCAGGAAACAAATAGAGAGATAAGGAAATGGCAGGCTCGCTGCGGTACACTGCCATTTTTCTTCACAAATGTTTCGAAACACGTTCGCGTTATCCGCTACTCCCTCAAACAAGCCTTCCTAAAAAGCAGAAAAATCAGTGTATCGATCTTACTTCCAATTGAATTTTGTCGAACATTTGATCAATAATGACCGCAAGTCACTAGCAATTGATAATCATTTTCATTTAAATATAATCATACGCCAATGTCCGCAGCCATGAGGAATCATCAATGAGAAAAGGACAATCCCAAGCCCACTTCTTCGACCCAGTATTGATACCAGCGATCAAACCGGTACTGCCACGGCTCGGGGTCGGCATACTTGCAGAGGGGATTTCCGGTTTAGCGAAGCTAGCAGCACTCTGGTGCCTCATCCACCTCATCGAGGCGCTAACCATCACTTGGGTGCTCTATGCGTGTGCATGTTGGTGTGTGAGTGCGATATGTTCATCAGGGGCGGCTTGGATTTCCCATCAGGCCGAAGCTGATTTTTCATCAAGACTCCGTCGTCAGGTCGCCACTCACTTAACACAACTCCCGACCCGGACTTTAGCACGTTACGGTGACAACGCTCTGCGGCGGTTAGTGTCTGAAGATATTACCGCCCTGCACCATATGATTGCTCACTTACCCGCAGAAATCGTGACGTTTATAATTGTCCCTATCGCTTCGGTGATCATGCTGCTCATCATGTCAGGCCCCGTTTCTTTACTCGCACTTCTCCCCGGCTGTATCGCCGCAATGTATTACCTGATTTTAATACCGCGTTATTCCGCCCGTTTTAATGCGGAGCGAGTGGAAGCAATGGAGACCATCGTCACGGCGATTAACGACTATGTCCGTGGGATCCGAATCAATCGGCTTTTTGATGCACAATCCGGAGCGCTTGCCGATTACCATGCAGCGACGAATCGCTTCACCCGGGGAATGATCACTTGGGTGAGCCATGTGGCAACCGCAGCCGCAATTGCAACCGCACTATTACAGGCTGTTGCAACATTTGCGATTGCTTATTGGACATCTTATCAACTCACTCCTGTATCGATCGCGGCGACCATGTTTTTCGGGCTGGCAATCGTCACACCTTCATTACGCCTCGGACATGGCCTCGATTACCTTTCCGCCGGGCGGGCAGCGAACCAACGGATCGCTCAATTGCTGCATGAGATGCCACTCCCCGGTGGAAACGCTTCGCCGCAGATCAATCACCCAGTCCTCACGGTGCAAAACCTCTGTATCCATACCGAGAACGGATCGCTCATTGATAACTTCTCTTATCGGTTTGCTCCGGGAAAAATCACAGCAATGATGGGGCCAAGCGGCAGTGGCAAAACAACGCTTTTGCGGATACTTGCAGGGTTTGAATGCTCAGAGAGCGGCGAGGTTCGGCTGGGAAGCCATCATATAGCCTCACTCGATGAGCACTTCCGCCACCAGCAGATTCAGCTCATCCCGCAAACGAAACCCGTCCTAAATACGACGGTGCGGGATAACTTATTGCTAACCGATCCACAGGCCACGGATGAACAGCTTCATGATGCGCTGAATCATGCCCAACTTGAGATCGACTTAGATATGGATGCGGCATCCCTATCTGGCGGAGAGCAGCAAAGAGTCGGGCTTGCACGCTTATTTTTGAGTCCTGCTGCGATACTGCTGCTGGATGAACCAACCAGTGCTTTAGACCATATTCGGGCAAATCAACTCATGGCAGCATTGTTACATTTGACCCATACCCGGCATAAAACCCTGATTATGGTGACGCATGATCCGGCACTGGCTTCTCAGGCTGACCAACACATTCATCTCAACAAAGCGCCACAACATCATAAGGAATTCACGGTATGACTTTCGCCGCCCGCCACCCAACCGGCCTGACCCACACCATATGGCCATTGCACACCAAACGCCGGCTGATTTGGATCAGTATCAGCTGGTGTGTCGTTGCTGCACTGGAAGCCTGTGCCTATACCGTGCTGGCACAGGCTATCACGCTCCAACAAGATCCGGTCTGGGTCATCATCTCAGCCGGTATTGCCGTACTTGTGATGATATTCACAACACGTGCAGGTTTTTTCTGTGGCGTTCGCCTTGCCGGTGATTTATTTGAAACATTGGGCCAAGTGCTGGCCCGGGCCAAACTTTCATGGTTTACCGATACACGCCGCGCCCAATTGGCAACGTTAGCTTCCCAAGGAATCCCGGGCTTCATGAGTGTACCGGCCCACCAGATGCAAACGTTCTTGCATGCCCCCCTACTACCACTGTTTTTGGTCTGCGGCATTGCATGGTTATCAGGGCCAGAAGTAGCACTCATCACCGCGGGGACACTTGCTCTGTCACTGCTGCTGCAATTTAAAGCTCAGATGGCTCTTATTGAAAGCGATAAAACAAGGCATGAGGCGAATATCGGCACCGCAAACGCGACTATCGAATTTGTTGATCATCTGGAGCTGTTACGCACCACCGCCGGGCCTGCAAGAGCAATCACACGCATCGAACAACAATGGCAAACACAAGAAAATGTGCTGGCTCGAACCAACCGAGCCGCAGCAAAAGCAACCTTGCTCTCAGCCATCGCCAAATCTCTACCGCTAGCCTGCATCAGTGCTTATCTGACTATCACTGCAATCAGCTCGCCCATCATGACTCTGGCACTACTCATTTTAGTGGCCAGAGCTGCGGCACCACTGGGGGAACTTGTTCTGGCTGGTCTGAGTATTAATAATTTACGAGCAGCATTGAACGACTACCGCACAAATACCGAGATTCCAACCTTATCAGAACCGGCATCGGCCGAAGCTTGCGTGCCGGATGGATACCATATATCCCTGAAGAACATTCGCCAGATGCCTGTTCTCAAGCAGATCAATGCTGAAATTGAACCGGGTGCGAATGTCATCATTTCCGGACCAAGTGGTTGCGGAAAAAGTACCTTACTTGAACTCATGATGCGCTTTGATGATCCACAAGGCGGAGAGATCACTCTGGGAGGCGTCCCCTTAAATCAGATGCGCTACGCCGAATTGACGTCAAAGATTGCTTATGTTGCGCAAGAGCCGGTGGTATTCACGGGGACTCTGGCCGAAAATATTCGTTTAGGGCGAGCCGGGGCAAGTGATTCAGAAATAGAAACCGTCGCAAGACAAGCGATGTTGGGCCACCTCATCGACCGTTCTCCCAAGGGGCTTGATCAATCTGTCGGTCATCAGGGCAGCGCCCTTTCTGGTGGAGAAAGACAACGGGTTGCTATCGCTCGGGCGCTACTCAAAAAGGCTCCGATCCTGATTCTTGATGAAGCAACCGCAGCACTCGATAAAGAGACAGAACGCCACATCGCTGCATCCTTAAGAGCTCTCCCCGCGACGCTGATTATCGTCACCCACAGAGATAGCTCGATTTGGCAGCCGACACAGATCATCCCTCTGACCAATCATGGGCGTAGCAATGGATAATCATACCGAGATAAAAAAAACGCAGTTGCATCGACGAACACGCTCGCCGCATACCAGACGCACCGCGCTGATGGATGCAGCTGAACATCTGTTTTTAACCAAAGGGATTCATGAGACCCGGATCGAGGACATTACAACCGCGGCTCATGTCGCCAAAGGGACCTTCTATATTTACTTTAATTCCCGCGATACTCTGTTACACGCCTTACAACAGCGTTTTATGACCAGCTTTTGTGCCCGGATTGATACAGCACTTGCCCAATGTTCCCCCGATGACTGGGCAGCAAAACTACATCGCTGGTTCGCAACAGCAGTCGACGGATTACTGGATCAGATTATTCTGCACGACATGCTCTTTCAGGGGATCAACCCAAACCAAGAGCGAAGCCTTATGAGTGAAAATCCAGTCATTGAGCAGCTATGTACGCTGTTACAACAAGGCAATAAAGCGAATGCATGGCGAGTTGCAGCCCCCCAAATGATGGCTTTGATGATGTTTCATGCGATGCACGGATTAGTTGATGACGCGTTAGCACGAGAAAATATGGCCCACCGTTCACTTTTAGTCAGCATACTGACCGAGACCTTTAGTAAAGCGCTCAAATAACGATTCAGACGGTGTTGCCTGCACAGTATCAGACAGACGGGAGAGCGAGACGACGTTCGCGATCGATTCTCACCCAAATTTCGGGCTCGCTGCTGAAGCACCTTTCATGCCTATCAGCAAGTGTCGACTGAATTTTTTATGCAATCCCATGCTCATACAGTTCTCAAAAATAAAACACTTCCGTGATACTTATTCCACTTCGTTCAGGCAAGTTTTTGCTCACCGGGCAACTTCTTGCTCGACTGCGGGCAACTTCTTGCTTGTATTTATCTTTCTGTTTTTATAACCCTTTGATTTAATTGATTTGCGCGAGTTGGCACACCCTTTGCTCTTATTATTCAAGAGCCTAAAGGTTCTATGTGCATTAAAAACATGAACTTATTATAGATAATTGAAGGAATTCAGAATGCCAACTCCATGTTATATCTCTATCGAAGGTGAAACTCAGGGGCTAATCACGTCAGGCGCTTGTACAGCAGATTCTATCGGTGACTCTTTCGTTGAAGGTCACGAAGATGAAATGATGGTTCAACAGTTCGACCACGTCGTAAGTGTTCCTACTGATCCTCAGTCTGGTCAGCCAGCAGGTCAACGTGTTCACAAGCCTTTCAAATTCACAGTGAACCTCAACAAAGCCGTTCCTCTGCTATATAACGCACTGGCTTCTGGCGAGAAAATGTCTTCTGTTACTTTGAAGTGGTACCGCACTTCAATCGAAGGTAAACAAGAAAACTTCTTCACTACAACACTTGAAAACGCAACAATTGTGAACATCGAGTGTGCAATGCCACATTGCCAAAACCCAGCAGATGCTGATTTCACTCAGAACCTGACTGTCTCAATGTCTTACCGTAAGATCACTTGGGACCACGTTAACGCGGGTACTTCAGGTGCTGACGACTGGCGTAAACCAATCGAAGCTTAATTGTCTGATGAGCAGGCACCGTGGGTGTCTGTTCGACAATGCTTTGATTGTCTTGTTGCTCACCGATGGGTGGGCAACATTGTTTATATCAATCACATATTCATGAGAGAAATTACTTTCAAAACGATAAGACCATATACCTGAACAACTTTGAGCAAAAAAGCGCTGCTCGTGAGGTTATTCAGGTATGTGTGTTGTGAGGCAAGATGGCTGGGGCGATAGTTCAAAACTGAGAGGTTCCTTCAGGAAAATTGCTTTCTCGTTGATTTCCCCGCCAATTTTTCATTTTCATCAAGACTCATATACTCATCCGGTTATAATCGGATTTTGCGTTTCGCTATCGTTCTGTTTTGACAAAGTGTTTATTTTTGTGTCCATACAGGATGGCAAGACGTCACGTTTCTAACAAAAATAACCGGAAAACCGGGCCGAACCCATGTCATTGATGTTTGTGGTGATCCATCAAGATGCACTGATTCTACAGATGACAAAATCAATGGGTATATGAAATTCAGTCAACTCAACAATGTCAGGTAAAAACTATGGGGACTTTGAACTTCCGTCTTGTCAGTGGTGTCGGTGAAGCGTTGGTCGTCCGTGACTATCAGGGACATGAATCGATCTCTGATTCATTGGATGCACAGGGCAACCCGGTGTATGGCTTTCGCTATCACATCGAGCTGGCCAGCCGCGATTCCGGCATCCGGGCCGAGCAACTGGTTGATACCGCAGCCGTGCTGGAAGTCATCCGCAATGGCGAAGTGGTGCAGCAAGTCCACGGCATTGTGCGCAGCTTCAGCCGCGGTGATACCGGCCATCATCACACCTATTATTCCCTGACACTGGTGCCATCCCTTGAGCGGTTGTCATTGCGCCATAACAGCCGGATTTTCCAACAAAAAACCGTCCCTGAGATTCTGGCGATGCTCCTCTCGGAAATGAACATCACCGACTACGCCTTCTCCGTCAAACGCGAATGTGCACCGCGGGAGTTCTGTGTTCAGTATCGGGAGACCGATTTAGCGTTCTTCCACCGGCTGGCGGCAGAAGAAGGCTTAATGTACACCTTCAGCCACGAGGCCGAAAAACATACCTTAATTGTCACCGACAATAGCGCCGGATTTACTCAGCTGGGCGGTACTGTGCCGTATAACGTGCTCTCCGGTGGTGTGGCTGACACCCCATATGTCTCCGCCATGCGTGAGACCAAACAGTCCGAAGTCACCGAAGTGACGCAGCGTGACTATAGTTTTAAAAAGCCGTCTTACAGTTTTAAACAGTCGGCATTGGGCAGTGATATGGCCTATCAGTTGCCGGACTACCAACACTACGATGCACCGGGGCGCTATAAAGACGATGCCAGCGGCAAAGCCTTCAGTCAGATTAAGCTCGAACATCTGCGCCGCACCAGTCATACCGCAGCCGGTAAAAGTAACGAAGCCAAACTTCAGGCCGGGGTGGTGTTTACACTGGCCGACCATCTTGATAGCGCAATGAACCGCCCCTGGCTGATTGTCGGGATTGACCATCAGGGCAGTCAGCCTCAGGCACTGGAAGAATCCGGTGGCAGTGGTGCCACCACTTACAGCAACCAGTTTGTCGTCATCCCGAATGAAACCCTGTGGCGTATGCAGCCCCAGCCAAAACCGCAAGTCGATGGCCCGATGGTCGCGACCGTTGTCGGCCCCGAAGGCGAAGAAATCTACTGTGATGAACATGGCCGGGTGAAAGTCTCTTTCCCGTGGGACCGCTCCAGCAACGAAGACGAGCACAGCTCCTGCTGGGTGCGCGTCGCACAAGGCTGGGCAGGCGCCCAGTACGGTATGATGGCGATCCCTCGTATCGGTCATGAAGTGATTGTCACCTTCCTCAACGGTGACCCGGATCAACCGATGGTGACCGGGCGCACCTATCACGCGACCAACACGCCGCCCTATCCTCTGCCGGATCACAAAACCAAAACCGTGATTCGCACCCAGACCCATCAGGGCACCGGTTTCAACGAATTAAGTTTTGAAGACCAATCCGGCAGCGAGAAGATTTATCTTCATGCGCAGAAAGACTATGAAGCGCTGGTTGAAAATGACAGCACCACCCAGATTAAGCATGACCGCCATCTCACGGTTGAAAATGACCGTTACAGCCATGTGCAGGTCAACGACCATCTGAGTATTGACGGTGAGCAGCGAACCGCAATCAAACAGAACCTCACCCTCGAAACCGATGCCTCACTGCATCAGAAGGTCGGTCAGAAAACCATTGTCGATTCAGGCAGCGAAGTGCACCTCAAGGCCGGAAACGCTGTGGTACTCGATGCCGGTAATGAAATCACCGTCAAAGTCGGCGGCAGTTTTATCAAAGTCGATGCAGGCGGCGTACATGTGGTCAGCGGTGCGATCAACCTTAACTCCGGCGGCAGTGCCGGCAGCGGCAGCGGTTACGCCGGCCAGCTTGCAACCATGCCGAATGTTCTCACTGCGTTAACAGCTCCGGAAGAGGCGCAGGCACCGTCATTTACGGCAAGCGAGGTGCAAGCATCACCCCAGCTGATTCCTTATTCTCCGAACCTGATTCAACAGGTTGAAGCAGATATGCTGACTGGCACCCCGGTCACACCGGTTTGTAAAGTCCCTGTGGGCGGCCCATGTCCGTTTGAAGGCGGAGACGCCTGATGCTGAATTTAACACACGAATATCACGGTCAGGCGGTCAACTGGTATGCCGTGGTTCGCGGTGATACCGGGCTGGCGGCTGCGGTTTATCAGTGGATTGACGGCCATCAGATTGAGCCGCTTTACCTGATGACCGTTTTAGAGACCTTACAGGATGAGAGCCCGCTGGTGATTGCCCTGAAATATGGTAGCGGTGACCCGCTGACTGACAAACTCCCGCCTGAGCAGACGCTTTACTTCTCTGCCCCGGCGCAGGTGTCGCTGGCCGAAGTACTCCATCAACTGCGTACGCGGATGGTGGTTTATTTTGAAGGTAATACAACCGGCCTGCTCCATTACTATCATCCTCAGGTTGCCAGTTACTTTTTCACGCTGGCAGCCGCTGAAGAAACCAGTGGATGGCTTGGGTTATGCTGCTCAGCAATGGTCTATCGCCAACAATTGAGTGAGCCGCCAGGCTGGGTCGAAGTCGGTGATGGGCATAGTC
Protein-coding sequences here:
- a CDS encoding helix-turn-helix domain-containing protein; this translates as MDVSSIEMAKACTQFSRLISKIYDDAIHISYSVVSLDTQEIYTLSTDYDWHLSYWDQGLNTTVGKRMSPGISSWRDKDEEYHHLLSKYRIPDKVDYTWLCSQRAEIVSLACRRQLTSQESHQLAVLRPYLAYHAHKLWLKHQVATLPYQSTAALSNTQNTHMNEQDHFRFGDIVLTAKEMSTIRLLLSFHSPKEIAWEHHCSESAERKRIETIKRKLRCTGNRATFFKLLQKHGILDACLNVYTTSL
- a CDS encoding VOC family protein, yielding MSECLHHVSLTCQDLDRSQRFYAQFGYTKLKSYSDEQVSIVMMAAETGLAIELFCFPAIQRAAPQISNIESVPDIQTIGITHIAIQVDDITATRQQLSQFAPCTDIKTARLGGFVYFFTHDPDGNQIEIIMEN
- the trmA gene encoding tRNA (uridine(54)-C5)-methyltransferase TrmA, with the protein product MATLDVNPARYQNQLQEKVTRLTEMFSEFHMPALDVFESPEQHYRMRAEFRVWHEGNDLYYIMFDQQTRQKYRVDQFPAASQLINQLMPALLEQIRDNDILRHKLFQVDFLSSLSGEILVSLLYHRQIDEQWQQAAQTLKDTLCQQGFNLNLIGRARKIKMVLDRDYVIEKLSVHGQTYTYQQVENSFTQPNGRIAEKMLEWAVDSTRDSQGDLLELYCGNGNFSLALAQNFNRVLATELAKPSVDSAQYNIAANQIDNVQIIRMSAEEFTQAMEGKREFRRLKDAGVELSSYQCETIFVDPPRSGMDIDTCKMVQKYSRILYISCNPETLKENLMVLSETHHVTRFALFDQFPYTHHMEAGVLLERIE
- a CDS encoding ATP-binding cassette domain-containing protein; the protein is MRKGQSQAHFFDPVLIPAIKPVLPRLGVGILAEGISGLAKLAALWCLIHLIEALTITWVLYACACWCVSAICSSGAAWISHQAEADFSSRLRRQVATHLTQLPTRTLARYGDNALRRLVSEDITALHHMIAHLPAEIVTFIIVPIASVIMLLIMSGPVSLLALLPGCIAAMYYLILIPRYSARFNAERVEAMETIVTAINDYVRGIRINRLFDAQSGALADYHAATNRFTRGMITWVSHVATAAAIATALLQAVATFAIAYWTSYQLTPVSIAATMFFGLAIVTPSLRLGHGLDYLSAGRAANQRIAQLLHEMPLPGGNASPQINHPVLTVQNLCIHTENGSLIDNFSYRFAPGKITAMMGPSGSGKTTLLRILAGFECSESGEVRLGSHHIASLDEHFRHQQIQLIPQTKPVLNTTVRDNLLLTDPQATDEQLHDALNHAQLEIDLDMDAASLSGGEQQRVGLARLFLSPAAILLLDEPTSALDHIRANQLMAALLHLTHTRHKTLIMVTHDPALASQADQHIHLNKAPQHHKEFTV
- a CDS encoding ABC transporter ATP-binding protein, giving the protein MTFAARHPTGLTHTIWPLHTKRRLIWISISWCVVAALEACAYTVLAQAITLQQDPVWVIISAGIAVLVMIFTTRAGFFCGVRLAGDLFETLGQVLARAKLSWFTDTRRAQLATLASQGIPGFMSVPAHQMQTFLHAPLLPLFLVCGIAWLSGPEVALITAGTLALSLLLQFKAQMALIESDKTRHEANIGTANATIEFVDHLELLRTTAGPARAITRIEQQWQTQENVLARTNRAAAKATLLSAIAKSLPLACISAYLTITAISSPIMTLALLILVARAAAPLGELVLAGLSINNLRAALNDYRTNTEIPTLSEPASAEACVPDGYHISLKNIRQMPVLKQINAEIEPGANVIISGPSGCGKSTLLELMMRFDDPQGGEITLGGVPLNQMRYAELTSKIAYVAQEPVVFTGTLAENIRLGRAGASDSEIETVARQAMLGHLIDRSPKGLDQSVGHQGSALSGGERQRVAIARALLKKAPILILDEATAALDKETERHIAASLRALPATLIIVTHRDSSIWQPTQIIPLTNHGRSNG
- a CDS encoding Hcp family type VI secretion system effector: MPTPCYISIEGETQGLITSGACTADSIGDSFVEGHEDEMMVQQFDHVVSVPTDPQSGQPAGQRVHKPFKFTVNLNKAVPLLYNALASGEKMSSVTLKWYRTSIEGKQENFFTTTLENATIVNIECAMPHCQNPADADFTQNLTVSMSYRKITWDHVNAGTSGADDWRKPIEA
- a CDS encoding TetR/AcrR family transcriptional regulator, encoding MDNHTEIKKTQLHRRTRSPHTRRTALMDAAEHLFLTKGIHETRIEDITTAAHVAKGTFYIYFNSRDTLLHALQQRFMTSFCARIDTALAQCSPDDWAAKLHRWFATAVDGLLDQIILHDMLFQGINPNQERSLMSENPVIEQLCTLLQQGNKANAWRVAAPQMMALMMFHAMHGLVDDALARENMAHRSLLVSILTETFSKALK
- a CDS encoding type VI secretion system Vgr family protein, which codes for MGTLNFRLVSGVGEALVVRDYQGHESISDSLDAQGNPVYGFRYHIELASRDSGIRAEQLVDTAAVLEVIRNGEVVQQVHGIVRSFSRGDTGHHHTYYSLTLVPSLERLSLRHNSRIFQQKTVPEILAMLLSEMNITDYAFSVKRECAPREFCVQYRETDLAFFHRLAAEEGLMYTFSHEAEKHTLIVTDNSAGFTQLGGTVPYNVLSGGVADTPYVSAMRETKQSEVTEVTQRDYSFKKPSYSFKQSALGSDMAYQLPDYQHYDAPGRYKDDASGKAFSQIKLEHLRRTSHTAAGKSNEAKLQAGVVFTLADHLDSAMNRPWLIVGIDHQGSQPQALEESGGSGATTYSNQFVVIPNETLWRMQPQPKPQVDGPMVATVVGPEGEEIYCDEHGRVKVSFPWDRSSNEDEHSSCWVRVAQGWAGAQYGMMAIPRIGHEVIVTFLNGDPDQPMVTGRTYHATNTPPYPLPDHKTKTVIRTQTHQGTGFNELSFEDQSGSEKIYLHAQKDYEALVENDSTTQIKHDRHLTVENDRYSHVQVNDHLSIDGEQRTAIKQNLTLETDASLHQKVGQKTIVDSGSEVHLKAGNAVVLDAGNEITVKVGGSFIKVDAGGVHVVSGAINLNSGGSAGSGSGYAGQLATMPNVLTALTAPEEAQAPSFTASEVQASPQLIPYSPNLIQQVEADMLTGTPVTPVCKVPVGGPCPFEGGDA
- a CDS encoding MFS transporter, with protein sequence MLSWPQRLGIVSGNAFEFYDIAVYAAISPYLSHLLSSHGIVHSEWMVWGIFALRFLIRPLGGLVIGKIADTQGRKKALIITSSLTGSATLLMAALPVNMLGESLVVLLLCLQMVQAFSFGGEYPTIIQYLHQGSQREQHARLSSLIVASSIVGVIASVLIVMGLKGTLSESQMQAYGWRIPLIIGAVNIAMSFWFRIRLPAALPASQPARLSNDLRTTVRIGLVSATGAVVFYVQNISSTILAKDFPIQPFALVNSVTLLVMILLVGWITDKYLSSPKKSFSGGLLAGLVVSYPAYYLLIHSQYGWQQWIAFITISLISALILANLATVLFSIAGNNTTSLGLGYNIALSIFGGMSPLIVSFLSEYDVSYVGAYAALTTLPALIGIYGFSAPSLTLRSETNS